AATTTATTACAGCCCTTTTTTAGGGAATAGGAAAAAATGTTTGGAATGGACAAACTGAGCCCAAACCGCGTTGCATCGCGGTTTGGGGTTACCAGAAGGCAAAGGTACGTCGAGAGGCGAAGTTTGTTCATAGCAAAAACGCATTTATCAAAAGAAAACACGCAAAATTTTGCGTGTTTTCTTCATTTCGTGTCTTTCTCGTGAGTTTGCACAAACTTTATTCGCCTTTATACTCGCGTTTTTGCGATCCGGACTTTTTTTACATTCCCTTTTTGTTATTTTCTTGCAGGTTTTACGTTCTTATCCGATTGAATGTCACCGGTGATTTCTCCGTTTTCCTGTTCAAATTTCTTTATACTCTCCCGAATCAAGACAAGCACATGGCTGTTAACCGAACGTCCTTCGTAATCCGCCACATACCCGATTTTTTTGAGCATTTCCTCTTCAATCCGGATAGATACACTTTTTATAGCCATACTTTCACCCCAATATAAATATATTATATATTTATATTATGCCCGTTTTGTGTTATAATGTTTAATATAGATATACAATATATCTAAATAATTTGAACGAGGTGATTATATGGCTGAATTTTGCTTGAAATGCTGGAACGAAATAAACGACAAAAAAGACACTGTAAAAGATGTTGTTTTATCCAAGGAACCGGAGTTGTGTGAAGGGTGCGGAGAATTTAAAAAAATCATTGTCAAACCAAAAAAACGTTCTTTTCCTTTTAATTGGTAACATCTAAATCTTAAAAAACAAGAAAACCTTCGCAATATAATTGGTTTTCTTGTTTTATTTTTGATTATTTTTTGAAATTCAGGGCAACCTTATATCGAGGTGAACAAATTTGCAACAGAGGGATTTTTGGGCAGAATTTGAGCAGGCGTTGCAGAGAGGGAACGAAGCCCGCTTTGTACACCGATTACTTTCCAAAGAATCAGGTGAGCGGAAAAGGCGCTTTTTTCTGTTTCAGATGTATGCTGTTGCAAGCCGTGAGCTGTTTTTACTGCGCGGAAAAATCCCGCCAATGCCCGACCGCATTACACAAAAACACCTTTTATCCCTTTGCGGTATCCTACAATCTGCAAAAAAGCGCTCCGCCTCATCCGAAAGTGCGGATTTATGCGAAAAAGCACTGCATTTAATCCGCGTGCAGTACAAGGATGCTGACCTCTCTCTTACCCGTCTGGGCAAAGCGGTAGGTGCAAGTCCCTCGTACTTAAGCCGTAGTATCAAGGCTTACACGGGAAAAAACTACATGACTCTGCTTTCTGAGAAACGGTGTGCGGCGGCAAAAGAATATCTGCGCTACTCATCCATGAAAATCCGCGAAATTGCAGAGCAGGTCGGCTACAGCGACCCCCATTATTTCAGCCATTCGTTTAAGCACGTTACGGGCATCGCCCCGAATGCATACCGTAAAATGTACAAACGGGAAAAATCTTGAATTTTGGCGAAAAAACGCAAAAATTCACAGCAATCCGACAAAAAATCCCATGTTTTTTTGCATTGGATTTTTTTATAATTTTTATAGGAGGAATCCCCATGAAAAAATGTAAAACTGTCCTCTCGTTATTCCTTTGCCTTTTGCTTTGCGTAAATCTTACCGCCTGCATGGGCAACAGTGATGACTTTCACGCCTCGGTGTTTTATTACACCTTCAGCGACACCTATGTCTCGGGCGTGCGCACCGAGCTGGACAAGGCTTTGAAAAATGCAGGCATTGCATACCAGAATTACGATGCGGCAAGCAATCAGACCACCCAGAATGAGCAGATTGACACTGCCATCAGCAAGGGTACCGATTTATTGATTGTAAACATTGTAACCTCCGGCTCAAACGATGCCACCCAAACCATTTTAGACAAGGCAAATGCCGCAAATGTGCCGGTTATTTTCTTCAACCGTGCCATTGAGGATGACAAGTCCGAAGGCATGATTCTTTCCAAGCATGAAAACATTGCCTATGTGGGCACCGATGCCCCCGAGGCAGGACATCTGCAGGGCGAAATGATCGGCAACTATGTAAAAGACCATTTTGAAGAAATGGATTTAAACGGTGACGGAGAAATCAGCTACGCCATGTTCATGGGTCAGCTGGGCAACACCGAAGCCATTTACCGTACGCATTTTGCGGTAGAGGATGCCAACAAAATTTTAACCGATGCCTCTCTTCCTAAGCTCCGCTTTTTCGACCCGTCCAACACCGACAAATATCAGGTGGACCAGGACGGCAACTGGAGTGCCACTGCCGCTAACAATTATATGACCACAAACCTTACCCAGTTTAATGAAGAAAACAACAACATGATTGAACTGGTCATCTGCAACAATGACGGTATGGCAGAGGGGGTAATCTCCGCGCTCAAT
This genomic window from Clostridia bacterium contains:
- a CDS encoding Arc family DNA-binding protein, whose translation is MAIKSVSIRIEEEMLKKIGYVADYEGRSVNSHVLVLIRESIKKFEQENGEITGDIQSDKNVKPARK
- a CDS encoding helix-turn-helix transcriptional regulator, whose amino-acid sequence is MQQRDFWAEFEQALQRGNEARFVHRLLSKESGERKRRFFLFQMYAVASRELFLLRGKIPPMPDRITQKHLLSLCGILQSAKKRSASSESADLCEKALHLIRVQYKDADLSLTRLGKAVGASPSYLSRSIKAYTGKNYMTLLSEKRCAAAKEYLRYSSMKIREIAEQVGYSDPHYFSHSFKHVTGIAPNAYRKMYKREKS
- a CDS encoding galactose ABC transporter substrate-binding protein, whose amino-acid sequence is MKKCKTVLSLFLCLLLCVNLTACMGNSDDFHASVFYYTFSDTYVSGVRTELDKALKNAGIAYQNYDAASNQTTQNEQIDTAISKGTDLLIVNIVTSGSNDATQTILDKANAANVPVIFFNRAIEDDKSEGMILSKHENIAYVGTDAPEAGHLQGEMIGNYVKDHFEEMDLNGDGEISYAMFMGQLGNTEAIYRTHFAVEDANKILTDASLPKLRFFDPSNTDKYQVDQDGNWSATAANNYMTTNLTQFNEENNNMIELVICNNDGMAEGVISALNDKGYNLGTADSVTIPVFGVDATDAAKDLIKAGKMTGTVKQDAKGMAEGILHLATNVRDEKNLMDNTEKFHISEQYANKMYIPYTGYTGD